The Xanthocytophaga agilis genome segment GATATTGCCAACGACCATATTGCCATTTTCAAAAATGGAATAATTGGTTCTCCAGTATTTGGAGCAGTTTCTGCACGGACAGGTGGGCAGAATATTGAAGATGGAACATTCTATCCAATCCGTATTGTGTGGAACAGCTCTACCAAGACAATGCAGGTGTATTTTAATGGTGCATTGCGGGCAACCTACTCTGAGAACTTCGCAAACACAGTATTCAGTAACAATCCGTTGGTATACTGGGGATATACAGCTTCCACCGGAGGAGCAACCAATCAGCAAGAAGTATGTGATGTAAACTTCTTCTATGACAATGATCAGGATGGGGTATTTGATAATACTACAGATTTGGATGATGACAACGATGGCATCCTGGATACAGATGAAAATGGTGGTGTAGATCCTTTCGCCGATGTTAACAGCAATGGCATTCCTAATTATATAGATCCATCATTCGCCGGCTTTGTAGACTCAAATA includes the following:
- a CDS encoding L-type lectin-domain containing protein, which codes for MKQICTFSLTTLFVVFVSLTVFGQNFQMNGTAKAGVACTTGNSFQLTANSGNQIGSVWRTARLNLNYSFEVQFSGYFGTADAGADGITFALQSVGPSALGTAGIGIGMQGITPSVTVEFDTYDNAAPGADIANDHIAIFKNGIIGSPVFGAVSARTGGQNIEDGTFYPIRIVWNSSTKTMQVYFNGALRATYSENFANTVFSNNPLVYWGYTASTGGATNQQEVCDVNFFYDNDQDGVFDNTTDLDDDNDGILDTDENGGVDPFADVNSNGIPNYIDPSFAGFVDSN